A stretch of DNA from Verrucomicrobiota bacterium:
GGCGAATTCATCTCCATCATCGGCCCCTCGGGGAGCGGCAAGTCCACGCTGATGCACATTCTGGGCTGTCTGGATTCCCCCACGCACGGGACGATCAACCTGGATGGCATCATGATTCAAGATGCGTCGGCACGACAACT
This window harbors:
- a CDS encoding ATP-binding cassette domain-containing protein; protein product: MALVEVRNVSKIYHLGGEEIRALDDVSLDIEGGEFISIIGPSGSGKSTLMHILGCLDSPTHGTINLDGIMIQDASARQL